agagggaggagaaaagacagaGGGGAGTAGAACCAGGTACAAAACAGATAACCACAAAAGAGGCGGCAGGAGCCCCAAAGTCAATTGAAATTCCTTCACCCTTCCCcatgagtattcattcaatagtatttattgagcgcttactatgtgcagagcactgtactaagcgcttggaatgaacaagtcggcaacagatagagacagtccctgccctttgacgggcttacagtctaatcgggggagtagAGTAGTGGGAGCCAAGGTTCCAGCTCGACCCCCCTCCAAAGGGGGTGGATGGTCCCTTCCATGGAGGATGGACAAAGGGGAAACAGATGAGGATTACCCAATTGGCAAAGGGGTAGATGTGATGAGGACAAAGAAttgtataattgtggtatttgttaaactcttcttGTCTgtagcctggaacgctctccctcctcaaattcgacagaaaATTActaccccccaccttcaaagtcttattgaaggtgcattttctccaagaggccttcccagacttagcccaacttttcctcatctcccactcccttctgtgtcaccctgacttgctccctttgctctcccccctgacCTAGCCCCACACAATTACataaaatctgtaattttatttatttgtattaatgtctgtctctcctctccgccACAGACTGTgaacaaggaatgtcactgtttattgttatattatactttcccaaggacttagttcagtgctctgcacacagtaagcacttaataaatatgattgaataaatgaatatgtgccaagcactgttctaagaactgggataggtacaaggtaatcaggttggacacagtccttgtcctgcatggggcttacagtcttaatccccattttacagatgaggtaactgaggcacaagggaagtaaagtcacttgcctaaggtcacacagcagacaagtggtagagccaggactagaacccaggtcctctgattcagtcagtcagtcatatttattgagtgcttactgtgcagagagcacaataaggtacaatataacaacagcgTCTCAAGCATCCCAATGGCAAAACAAAGAAAGCACTGCCAAGGGGCTGGGAGTTTTCGGGCTCTGCCAGGGCCTGGGGCTTGGAGACCCAGTGGAGCCCAGGGCAAGTGATCCCCATGGAgcctggggtgagggggtgaattCACCTGGGGATTAATCCACCTGGGGGTCActgcctcagctctgcccctgtctCCACCTCAGAGAGTGGGTGCTCAGAGGGTGAAGCCCTAGAAAGGGGGTTGCAGAAACTGGGTCCCGGGACAGCTCTGTCCTTGGGGTgatggtgttgggggtgggggaggcgggttcTTTCCTCTGATGGCTGCTGCACTATGGATTCTGGGCTTGGGGCCAGAGGTCAGATGGGGCTGGGATTgatcctggagaaggggaggtggctGTAGGATCAGAATACGAGGAAGGCTGCATGAGGGGGAgttgatggtggggtgggggctccTCCCCAACTCTCCTGGGTGATCTCATACTTATCCTCGCTCCTGTCCCTCTATACCACAGCTCacattcttccctcctctcaagccaacctattcactgtgcctcgctcagagaagcagtgtggcttagtggaaagagcacgggctttggagtcagaggtcataagtttgaatcccagctcttccacttgtcagctgtgtgactgtgggcaagtcacttaacttctctgtgcctcagttacctcatctgtaaaatggggattaagactgtgagccccacgtgggacaacctgattcccctgtgtctaccctagcgcttagaacagtgctctgcacatagtaagcgcttaacaaataccaacatctttccCGCTGCCGACTTCTTGCTcaagccctcctttctgtgtGAAACTGagagcttcaaagctctctattaccttgccccctcctacctcacctcccttctctccttctacagcccaccccatacactctgctcctctgccgctaacctcctcactgtgcctcgttctcgcctgtcccgctgtcaaccctggcccacttcctacctctggtccggaatgccctccctcctcgcatccgccaaactaactcttgtcccctcttcaaagccctactgagagctcacctcttccaggagaccttcccagactgagctccctttttcctctgctcctcctcccctccccatcgcccctactccctctctctgttctacccccttcccctccccacagcacttgtatatatttgtacatatttattactctattttattaatgatgtgtatatagctataattctatttatctattttgatggtattgatgcctgtctacttgttttgttgtctgtctcccccttctagactgtgagcccgttgttgttgggtagggattgtctctgttgccaaattgtactttccaagcgcttagtacagtgctctgcacacagtaagcactcaataaatatgactgaatgaatgaaactccctcctcccttcaattcCAACCGACCActgctcccccatcttcaaagcccttctgaagccacgccccctccagaaggccttccttcattaatctctcatctcctcctactatttcccccatccactgacccttcagcacttccatgtcacctaggTATTTGAGTCCTCAGCCCTTAAAACCCTTGGATgttcacccttccccctccttctcataGCCGAATAGGCAAATTCATAGGCGAATTCATAGGCaaatgaactcattcgctcccacgacttcaactatcatctctatgcagatgacacccaaatctacatctcctctccggtcccggtctctccccctccctccaggctcgtctctcctcctgtctccaggacgtctccacctggatgtctgcccgccacctaaaactcaacatgtctaaaactgagctccttatcttccctcccaaatcctgtcctctccctgatttccctgtcactgtggatggcacgaccatccttcctgtctcacaggcccacaaccttggtgtcgtccttgactcagctctctcattccccccacacatccaatccatcaccaacacctgtcggtctcaccttcacaatatcgccaagatccaccctttcctctccatccaaactgctattgtgctggtacaagctctcataatatcccgactggattattgtgtcagcctcctctcggatctcccttcctcctgtctctcctcactccagtctattcttcattccactgcccggatcatcttcctacagaaacgctctgggcatgtcactcccctcctcaaaaacttccagtggttgctcattaagcttcgcacgaaacaaaaactcctcactcttggcttcaaagttctccatcaccttgccccctcctacctcacctcccttctctttctactgcccaccccgtacactctgctcctctgccgctcacctcctcacggtcccccgttcacacctatcccaccgtcgacccctggcccacgtcctaccgctgtcctggaatgccctccctcctcacatccgccaaactaactctgttcccctctttaaagccttactgagatctcacctcctctaggaggccttcccagactgagccccacccccgctccccctcctctgccctcccccaccctctgctcttccaccttcccctcccctcagcactgtgctcatttgtatattttatttaataccctattcattttgttaatgaggtgtatatctccttgattctatttgtcttgatgatgttatcttgtttttgttttgttctgttttgctttgctgtctgtctcccccgtttaaactgtgagcctgtcactgggtagggattgtgtctattgccgaattgtacattccaagcgcttagtacagtactctgcacatagtaagcgctcaatgaatactagtgaatgaatgaatgaattaattaattaatagccCTTCTTTCTGTGCATGCCTGTCCTTTATTTAAGTGTCTGCATCCCCACCCCGGACCCCGCTAGTTTGTCAGCAACTcgtgggcaagaatcatgtctacgaaagccactgtcctctcccaagcgcttagtccagtgctctgcacatagaaagtgctcaattaatgcgactgattgattgtattgtTGGGCTGATTACATGGACCCTGCAGCTTCCCCACTTTCTTGCCCCCTTAACAGGgcagtcataacaataataataataataataatggtatttgttaagtgcttactatatgccaagctctgctctaagcgctggggtagatataaggtaatcaggttgtcccacatggggttcacaatcttaatccccattttacagatgaggtaactgaggcacagaggaagtgaagtggcttgccaaaggtcacacagcagacaaatggcagacccgggattagaacctatgttctctgactcccaaggccgtgctctttccactaagccacgctgcttctcttcatcaggAGTGGGGTGCAAACATCTGAACCCCAGTGCACTTTCTCCAGCGCCAGCTCCCTAACAGCTCACAGAATTTCAAAAAGCTCGTCGGGGGTGGTGTCTGTGCCACCCCTCCTCTGCACTCCCACCCCAGTCCCCCAGTACATCTCCACCCCTCCTCTGACCCCTCCCCAGGCTCTCCATTCCCCCAGCTCTCTTTCTCCgatctcttctcccccactactTCTTtagtttccttttccctctccctttcgatTCCCTAAAGGTGAAATGAAACTACGATCTGGAAAGCAAAACTCAATTAGCCACGCCTCTTTCCAAATCTCCCCTTCCGGCGCAGTCGCGGAAGCCGGTGAAGACCCAAGAGCTCTTAGATGCCCAGAGGTGCACTCCACGCCCTCTCCACGCCCCCAGAGCACCCATCCAGCTTCCCTGTTGTAATCAATCCCTCCCGCCCCGAGCTCCCGCAACCTGCAGCATCCTGAGTTTCCCCCGAATCGGGCCAGAGGGGGAATTAACAGCTGgactctcctcccccccagcctgGGACCCCTGACTTTTTCTCTTCCCGATCCCTTATCTCTGGGATCTCGGGAAACTCCCTGGGAAgtcccccctgcaaaaaaaaaaatccccttctaACAGCAAAGTCGGAGAGTGCGAGAGGTCCTTCCGCAGGGGCTAGGGGCGGGACATATGCTAATGAGGAGCCTGGCTTCTATAAAGACCGCAGGGCTGAGCTGCCCCCCTTCACTCAAGATGGGCCTCTGGGGACTGTTGAAAGGCTTCCCCGACCACCTCCCTCTCCACAGCAGGTCCCAAGCCATGGACCGCTCCCCGGGCACCGGCAGAGGGGTCTCTAACAAACGTTGCATCGTCATCTTGGGGGTCCTCTCGGGGCTCCTCGTCCTCGCCCTGGTAGTGAGCTTTGCTGTCTTCATCCCCTGGGTCACCTCGGAAGTGTGCCAGCAGGGTTGGAAGTGTGTGACCCATTGGCATAACGAGAGCCGGGCACTGGGCAACCAACTGACCCACGTCCAGCGGACCCTCCTGCTGTTGAAGGAATGCTGGGAGGCCTGCGACAACCACACGGTACGTCCGGGGAGGAGCTCGTGGGTGGCAtcggaggggagagggctgggggggaagagaggggcatCTGGAAGCGACCACCAAGGGCGGATGAGTGGCAGTAGTGGGGCAGAGCCTTGGACAGTAGGGGCCAGCGTGACAGTGGGCCCAAGGCCGTCAGTCAATCCATgatctctattgagtgcttactgtgtgaagagcactggtctaagtgatgGGCCGAgagcagtacagtagagttgacggacccgatccctgtcctcgaggggcTTTCCCTCTAGTCGGAGGTCTAGAGAACAGAGGCGGGAGGATCCCCCACCAGTTTTGCAGGCGCCTCACTCCCTCTCGTCTTCCCCAGCCAATCCTGAGGGTCCTGAAGGTGGTCCTAGgaagcctccccctctcccccagggtcCAGGTTGAGTTTTGTAGCTCTAGAGGGCCGGTTGGAGCCAAGAGATCCCCGCCCCTTCGCCCTTGGAGCCCCTGGCCGGCCTGACCTGAATCCAACAGGGTCAGTCCAAGAGAAGATGAAGGTGGGAGTGCttatcgtgggtagggaatgtctgttgattgttctactacactctcccaagcagttagtacagtgttttgcacacagtaaatgctcgataaatgagattgaatgaatgaatgaatgaattagggctgTCTCCCACCCAGAGAGGGCTAGGGTACAGGGGTGCAGTTTGCATAAGAGGGGTTTGGTCGGCTTACGAAGTTGTCCGGGTGGCCTATTAATTCTACCAAATCCGTGGCATACGGTCTAACACGCACCACCTCCGATATGCTGGTTATCTGGTACAATCCGATGCCGCCCCAGGGTCTGGCACATGCCTCCGGTGACAGCGGAGGCAGAGGAAAAACCGGACTGTTGCTGCTGTCACTGCCGCTGCAGGGGTCAGTTTCAGGGGAAAAGGCTGGTAGCAGGGTATGTGCTCCCCaagccgctccccgcccccgaaATCCAAACACATCCCCCGACAGACTTTGCCCCATGCTCCTGCCAtgggaaagtcccacctccctctaacTCGGCACCACCCTGTGGTCGGaaggttgagaaacagcatggcctcttggaaagagcatgggcctgggagtcagaaggaccgggttctgatcccagttccatcacttgtttgctgtgagaccttgggtgagtcacttcacttctctgggcctcagtttcctcatctgtaaaatggaggttcagtgcctgttttcccttctgtgagagagactgtgagccccatgctagatagggattgtgtctgacctgattaacttgatctaccacagcacttagtggaaagaaccctggcttgggagtcagaggacttgggggctccgctacttgtctgctgtgtgtccttgggtgagtcacttcatttctctgtgcctcagttacctcatctgtaaaatggagattaagactgtgaaccccaagagggacaacctgattatcttgtatctaccccagtgcttagaacagtgcttggcacatagtaagcgcttaacaaataccaacattattattattattacttggcacattgtaagtgcttaacaaataccataattattattatgattattattaaacagtgcttgacacagagttagcatttaacaaataccttcaaaaaaccaaacaaaaaaaaaaagtcgagcAACTGGATAATTTAAACTATGCAGACAGCAAAGCAGGAGGCGCAATTAAACCGCTCCTTTctgggatcatcttgaaggatttcgccTGATTATGTTTCATAGCACAAAATAAGCCAATCCGATCTGGAGCCCCAGAGAGAAAGCGGCAACTGAATTTGCTggaatttcagttctctgggagtGGAGCCATATGTGGAACCGACATTTTGctttcctgtttttctttcttgCTCTGGACTCTACCCAGGGGGTGGAATCCAAGTTTTGAAATGGGACCAACAGCCTATCATTTCCAAGAGAGTCGATCCCAAGGAAATCATCAGGAAGAACGTGCAAGCGACTAACCCTAGACTGAGAGGGACAgctctctctgtcttcttcccaggcacccacccccatcccgcaGCCTCTGCGTCAGGACAAGGCCCTGGGGCTGAGCAGGGAGTGTAttctttgggtatttggtattcaccccactctcaatgtgacagcacttaataataataattgataattatggtatttgttaagcacttactatgtgccaggcactgtattgagcgctgaggtggatacaggttagacacagtccctgtcattctttcaatcatatttattaagcacttactgtgtgcagagcactatactaagtgctgtccCACTTcgtgctcacagtctcgctccccattttaccgatgagttaactgaggcactgaggagtgaagtgacttgcccagggttacacagcagacaagtggcagggctgggattagaacccatgacctgctgactcccaggcccatgctctatccactacgccatgccacttcttctgtacatatccataatttaattattcatattaatttctgtctccccatctagactgtgagctccttgtaggcagggaacatgttttaccaactctgttgtactttatgcTTCCaaccccttagtatagtgctctgcacacagtaagtgctcaataaatgattgacagaTTAAGTGCCTGAATGTACAAACTGCTGCTCAGACAGTGATGCCCCTGGGAAAAAGGCAGGGTGAAGGGGCATCAGCCAAGTCCTGCCAGCCAAcctggcccctctcctctctccacccagaGTATCTTGGAGGAGACAATGAATAATCAGATGGAGAAGGTCCAGGGGCTGAAAACAGAAATCCAGGAGCAGGAGGCGACTGTCAAAAAACTGAAAATTGAGATGCAGGAGCAGAACATGACCATCAAGGAGATGAAAACAGAGCTGCAGAAGCAGGATGGGACCATCAAGGAGCTGAAaatggagctggagaagcaggacGTGACCATCAAGGAGCTGAAAATTGAGCTGCAGGAGCAGATGGTGAAAGAAAAGCAACTCCAAGGTAAGAAGGACAGATTGGggaagccagaggagctgggggtggggacaggtGGACAGGTGGGAGGTCTCTGATTCTGCTGGGGTCACCCCTAGAGACACCCCTGTTCCCACCCCCGCTGGCTCACTAGAGAAATGGAAGCGGATTTGGGACTCTGGCTTCCAAGATTCCAGaggaatcatcatcagtggtatttattgagtgcttactgtgtgcagtgcactgtgctgagtacttgggagagcataatgcaacaaaggtggtagacacattggactttgtctaacctgattagcttgtatctactgcagtgcttagtacagtacctagcacatagtaagcacttaacaaatataaaaaaaaacaacaaacccacatcccctgaccaaaatgagtttacagtctatagggggtgaGGGGTGCCCACTATCTGAGGGAGGGGCATTctgggtaggagagagagagaaaactcatATGATTTGGTGACTAACTGAACATgcaagttgaaagagagagattagtcaatagtatttattgagcgcttactatgtgcagagcactgtactaagcacttggaatgaacaagtcggcaacagatacagtccctgccgtttgacgggcttacagtctcgaggatgtggccaaggttgcaggatggagagacagggaggatggtggtagtgtcaacagtgttgggaaaaccatggggaggagaggcgttctgcatctaccgtgtgcagagtactgtgctggaGACTTCTGTGGAACCCAGCTTTCCCAACACTTGCCCGTCTCACATGCCCTTAACCCAGGCAtaatctcaactcatctctctcattcaacccacatattcagcccgtcaccaaatcctgtaagtTCTACCTTGGCAgattctctagaatctgccccttcctctccatccaaactgctaccacaatgatccaagcacttgtcgtatcccaccttaactactgcatcaacctcctctctgacctccctgcctcctttctcctcaccgtcagctttaaggcacccagtcagctctctcccactcagttcctctcccattgcaacccagcccacgcactttgctcctgtaattccaacctgctcactgcacCTTGCTCTCCTCTCATACCATTGACCTCTTGGCaacatcctccttcctgcctcgaACACCCTCTCCTCtcattactctcccaacttcaaagccctactaaaatcatatctcctccaagaagtcttccctgatttcccgtcataaattcgttgtgggcagggagcgtgtctaccgactctgttgatactctcccaagcacttagtgcagcacttagtaagcactcaataaataccactgatgatgacaatgacgttgccctcccttctgcatcacctatggactCGGGTtggttccccttaagcactttggtactcaccccatcctcagagcacttatgttcatatcctatATAATTcattgtgatgtctgtctcccctactgaaTTATAAACTCTTTAAGGCTGGAGATTGTAACTAtcgattttattgtattgtactctcctaggccctttgtacagtgctctgcacatagtaagcactcattaaaaatcactgattgaggagcagtgtgctgggactctctttgcagagcactgtactgtgtgtctactatgtgcagagtgccttACTGGGagtccactgtgtgcaaagcattcactgggtgcagagcactatattgggcacctactcggtggctgcagagcactgttcgaggcctctgggagcatacaatagaagcCAGCAATGTGGTCCCTACCTTTCCTCGAAGATCTTACGTTCTGATGgaggagacaagcagacataaaTTGCAAACACATTTTTGGTAAAAGTAAGGGcaagataatggtgatgataatgatgatgaggatgttgATAATGGAATGAAGGAGGACTTGGTGATTgatgcttccttctcctcttccagacaGTATCCAAGAGTTATCCTGGGACTTCAGGAAGAAGCTCCAACAGCATGAGTAAGGACTGTTTCTCTCTGAAGGGAGGGTTTGCTTCTCTAACCCAGCAGAAGCAGGAGACGGttgggagggttgggagggtAGATAAAGGCAATGAGGCATCAgccaggtgggagagagaaggagtccAGGTCACAGGGTAGGGGTCTAACTGAGGTCGGAGGGGGAGGCTCTATTTCATCTCCAGAGACCGCCCAGGTCAAGTGCCCCTCCTTCCCAGGGGGACCCCCAACAGGAAAGTGGGACAAGGAAGGGGGTCACTATTCCCCACAACTGTCTCCCTTGACCTTTTTACCTTTGCTACCTTTCAGAAACCAAaattggggaaagagcaaagccaACAGTGGGCCAACCAAAACAGAGGCCACCCTGCTTGCTTTCCCGTTCCTGCTGTTGTTCACCCTGCTGTAGTGAGGGGTGCCGGAGAAACccagaggagagaacaggtacaGCTGGGCTGATGGAGTGAGTGGGAGTGAGTTGGCATGAGGTGCCAGGGTGGGGTTGGGCCCCAGAGGTGGAGTTGGAGGCAGAAGCagaggagtggaaggcaatctgggcTGAGCTGCCCCAGCACTGGGTCAGGCCAATGTCAGGGAGGCAGCTCCTTCAGTCCCGGGTGTCACGGACCAAGCT
This genomic stretch from Ornithorhynchus anatinus isolate Pmale09 chromosome X1, mOrnAna1.pri.v4, whole genome shotgun sequence harbors:
- the LOC114806322 gene encoding uncharacterized protein LOC114806322; amino-acid sequence: MLMRSLASIKTAGLSCPPSLKMGLWGLLKGFPDHLPLHSRSQAMDRSPGTGRGVSNKRCIVILGVLSGLLVLALVVSFAVFIPWVTSEVCQQGWKCVTHWHNESRALGNQLTHVQRTLLLLKECWEACDNHTSILEETMNNQMEKVQGLKTEIQEQEATVKKLKIEMQEQNMTIKEMKTELQKQDGTIKELKMELEKQDVTIKELKIELQEQMVKEKQLQDSIQELSWDFRKKLQQHENQNWGKSKANSGPTKTEATLLAFPFLLLFTLL